Sequence from the Bombus pascuorum unplaced genomic scaffold, iyBomPasc1.1, whole genome shotgun sequence genome:
GTActtactttaattatatttatcttgttttcctctaagcactcgtgaacgtagtggtaattcatacttgagaaatgtataaagtgtaTCATAATAGTTGTACATAGATATTAGTGAGTTGTATGTAGAAACAGGGTTGATATTTTAAGATGTTCATTTTGCAACGAGCAACAGTGCAGTCTATctgttattatagtattataattttaattaaagggaaagcgcacattacattataatgttcaTAATTTTTGGTGACAAATATAAGTTCTAGATTAATTGTCACTGGGAAGTGGTATTTGTAGCTTATCTCatcaaacaattgtatttattttatatgtgattatatataattatatgtgattacatataattgtatgcagtttgtggcgaattaaatatgtaaataatacttgcatataggctatttataattcattagtaaaatGTTCAGTATTAAGAGAAGAGTGTGCTGTATTTCGTgtcctttatttgttgattatatatacgttccaagcaaGGCGGTTGAATACCCGGCACCTCGctgtattctgtaaaaagacaataattcgtagtcatttatcaatttatcatttatcaatttgtcatttatcaatttgtcatttatcaattttgatgtAGCTTACACTATCGGAGCCTCTTCCATTTCAatgtctccttcttcctcctcacCAGTCGTGATAACATGAATGGGGGCCTGGTGGTCCACCCCCATCCGGCCACGGTCACAAGCTAACGACACAGCGGGGCCCGCTTCACCACCCAcgtctgcgccggtactggggtatccctcccctgcaccgcaaacttcattatttatattttccgacaTATCATCATTATCTTCATCATCAAGGGTTTGTTTTATCGTGTTGGTGCCTTGCCTTCTCGTCttggtgccactcactctttcgcaccctaccccggtcgggaccgatgcagggtgacggggagccccacgtgaaggtgaggtgagtggtcttgacagatatgggcccaccaacttctccgaagttctccgcaccggatcagcgatctgacgggcgccacagcgccgaccagccgccacccgactataggtgaacatcagatacatcggggtttctcaaggcatgatgctacgcactgagaacccatacccgcctcgtgctccccatgtgaagtgtgtatctatgtaaagtccaaggtatttgacttgccttggtATTCATGGTTGCCTTGGTTTCCATGGTATCCACGGTATCCATGGATCTCATATACGCACACAGGCAAAGGCACTTTTTAAATCTGAGAAAAAATTAGGCCAGGGTTGCGTGGGGTTAATAATGGCCATTCGCGCGATCCTGATTGGTCAATACTCGCTCGTGCGCGTTGCTGCTTTTTCGCAAACGGTGCAAGCAGGCTCCGTGCGCTGTGCTCTGTGTTCAGTCGAGTTCAATCGTCTGCCGAAGAAAGTAGCCAGCTG
This genomic interval carries:
- the LOC132915676 gene encoding uncharacterized protein LOC132915676: MYLMFTYSRVAAGRRCGARQIADPVRRTSEKLVGPYLSRPLTSPSRGAPRHPASVPTGVGCERVSGTKTRRQGTNTIKQTLDDEDNDDMSENINNEVCGAGEGYPSTGADVGGEAGPAVSLACDRGRMGVDHQAPIHVITTGEEEEGDIEMEEAPIVIQRGAGYSTALLGTYI